One genomic window of Mucilaginibacter sp. SJ includes the following:
- a CDS encoding TlpA family protein disulfide reductase translates to MKKLYLLLCLIIAAGCSQAQTPPANSGLPPYHILTTDSVYVTPANLKKNKPVMVIYFSPDCSHCQHLMYDLKPELPKLKNVQIVMITFMPMLKGIQTFQRDFDLAKYHNITIGTEGYTYLVQKFYSVQTTPYIAIYDKYGKLFQTYPKVPKIPVLMETIKKV, encoded by the coding sequence ATGAAGAAACTGTATTTACTGCTTTGTCTGATTATTGCCGCCGGGTGCAGCCAGGCACAAACACCGCCTGCTAATTCCGGCTTGCCGCCATATCACATCCTCACTACAGACAGTGTTTACGTTACTCCTGCCAACCTGAAAAAGAACAAACCGGTAATGGTGATCTATTTTTCGCCCGATTGCAGCCATTGCCAGCACCTGATGTATGATCTGAAACCTGAGCTGCCCAAATTAAAAAATGTGCAGATAGTGATGATCACCTTTATGCCGATGCTTAAAGGGATCCAAACTTTCCAGCGCGATTTTGATCTGGCTAAATACCATAACATTACTATCGGCACCGAAGGCTACACCTACCTGGTACAGAAATTTTATAGTGTACAAACAACTCCATACATCGCCATTTATGATAAGTATGGCAAATTATTTCAAACTTATCCCAAAGTACCTAAGATCCCGGTGTTGATGGAAACCATTAAAAAAGTATAA
- the gcvT gene encoding glycine cleavage system aminomethyltransferase GcvT — MKNTALTDIHVKTGAKMVPFAGYNMPVQYTGINAEHETVRKAVGVFDVSHMGEFILKGENALDLIQRVTSNDASKLYDGKVQYSCLPNENGGIVDDLLVYRIDEKTYMLVVNASNIEKDWDWISKYNTNGVDMKNISDRTSLLAIQGPKAAEALQSLTEVDLVSMEYYTFKKGTFAGVDNVLISATGYTGAGGFEIYFENQYAEQIWNAIFKAGEPFGIKPIGLGARDTLRLEMGFCLYGNDIDDNTSPLEAGLGWVTKFNKEFTNAEALQAQKQAGVSRKLVGFEMIDRGIPRHDYVIVDADGNTIGKVTSGTQSPSLQKAIGMGYVDTAFAKEGTEIYISIRDNKIKAQIVKPPFYK; from the coding sequence ATGAAGAATACCGCATTAACCGATATCCACGTAAAAACCGGTGCCAAAATGGTTCCATTTGCCGGTTACAATATGCCCGTTCAATACACCGGTATTAACGCCGAACACGAAACCGTGCGCAAGGCTGTTGGTGTTTTTGACGTAAGCCACATGGGCGAATTCATTTTAAAAGGAGAGAACGCGCTTGACCTGATTCAGCGGGTAACCAGTAACGATGCCTCAAAATTATACGATGGCAAAGTGCAGTACTCATGCCTGCCCAATGAAAATGGTGGTATTGTTGACGATCTGCTGGTTTACCGTATCGACGAGAAAACCTACATGCTGGTGGTTAATGCCTCAAACATTGAAAAAGACTGGGATTGGATCTCAAAATATAATACCAATGGTGTTGATATGAAAAACATATCTGATCGTACGTCACTATTGGCTATCCAGGGCCCTAAAGCTGCCGAAGCCTTGCAAAGCCTAACTGAGGTTGACCTGGTATCGATGGAATACTACACCTTTAAAAAAGGAACTTTTGCGGGTGTTGATAATGTGCTAATATCAGCTACAGGCTATACAGGTGCGGGCGGTTTTGAGATCTATTTTGAAAACCAATATGCGGAGCAGATCTGGAACGCCATTTTCAAAGCCGGCGAACCATTCGGTATTAAGCCAATTGGTTTAGGCGCACGTGATACCTTACGTTTGGAGATGGGTTTCTGCCTTTACGGTAACGACATTGATGATAACACCTCACCGCTTGAAGCCGGTTTAGGTTGGGTAACCAAATTCAATAAAGAATTTACCAACGCCGAAGCCCTGCAAGCCCAAAAACAAGCTGGTGTGAGCCGCAAGCTGGTAGGTTTTGAAATGATAGACCGCGGCATCCCCCGTCATGATTATGTTATTGTTGATGCGGATGGCAATACTATAGGTAAAGTAACCTCGGGCACTCAATCGCCATCCTTGCAAAAAGCTATTGGTATGGGCTATGTAGATACCGCTTTCGCCAAAGAAGGTACCGAGATCTATATCAGCATCAGGGACAATAAAATTAAGGCGCAGATTGTAAAACCACCGTTTTATAAATAG